One window of Microcoleus vaginatus PCC 9802 genomic DNA carries:
- a CDS encoding DUF2813 domain-containing protein: MNRLQRLTLNGFKSIKAMDLELHPLNILIGANGAGKSNLISFFKMLNEMMAGRFQQYIGTSGRTQSLLHFGPKITPQIEAKLEFEVDNGVDAYHIRLFHAAGDTLIFAEETLSFLQRGWVAPRTDELGAGHQETQIIKAAEEGKQTAKTLRYLLNRCRVYHFHDTSPRADVRQSSYVGNDRWLMPDAGNLPALLLRFRKENGGAAYQRIIGTIRLIAPFFDDFVLEPDVSNRVILNWRHKESDQVFGPHQFSDGTLRAIGLATLLLQPEDELPELIVVDEPELGLHPYALNVVAALFSKAALHTQILISTQSSSFLDNFDPEDVIVVNLEGKESQFKRLNPTELEAWLDEYSLGEAWEKNIFGGGPH; encoded by the coding sequence TTGAATAGGCTACAAAGATTAACCCTCAATGGATTTAAGTCTATTAAGGCAATGGATCTTGAGTTGCATCCCCTAAATATTCTGATTGGAGCAAATGGGGCAGGCAAGAGCAATCTTATCTCGTTTTTCAAGATGCTCAATGAGATGATGGCTGGACGCTTTCAACAATACATTGGCACGTCAGGGCGTACCCAATCTCTCTTGCACTTTGGACCTAAGATAACGCCCCAGATAGAAGCAAAGCTGGAATTCGAGGTTGACAATGGGGTAGATGCCTATCACATACGGCTATTTCATGCCGCTGGTGATACGCTGATTTTTGCCGAAGAAACCTTAAGTTTTCTGCAAAGAGGTTGGGTAGCCCCTAGAACTGACGAACTCGGTGCAGGACATCAGGAAACACAAATCATCAAAGCCGCAGAGGAAGGTAAGCAAACGGCTAAGACGCTTAGATACTTACTCAATCGTTGCCGTGTCTATCACTTTCACGACACATCGCCTAGAGCAGATGTGCGTCAATCTTCTTATGTTGGCAACGATCGATGGTTAATGCCGGATGCTGGAAATCTACCTGCATTACTTCTGAGATTTCGTAAAGAGAATGGAGGTGCAGCTTATCAGCGCATTATCGGAACAATCCGTCTTATTGCACCTTTTTTCGATGATTTTGTTCTTGAACCAGATGTATCTAATCGCGTCATTCTCAACTGGCGACACAAGGAGTCCGATCAGGTATTTGGACCGCATCAATTTTCAGATGGTACTTTGCGTGCCATAGGCCTTGCTACGCTGCTCTTACAGCCAGAAGATGAACTGCCAGAACTCATTGTTGTTGATGAGCCGGAATTAGGGCTTCACCCCTATGCCTTAAATGTGGTTGCTGCTTTGTTTAGTAAGGCTGCACTGCATACCCAAATTCTCATTAGCACCCAATCCAGTTCTTTCTTGGATAATTTCGATCCTGAAGATGTAATTGTGGTGAACCTAGAAGGTAAGGAATCCCAATTTAAGAGGTTAAATCCTACAGAATTAGAAGCATGGCTCGACGAGTATAGCTTGGGAGAAGCTTGGGAGAAAAATATTTTCGGGGGAGGTCCCCATTAA
- the psbA gene encoding photosystem II q(b) protein, protein MTTTLQQRESANVWERFCEWVTSTDNRIYVGWFGVLMIPTLLSATICYIIAFIAAPPVDIDGIREPVAGSLMYGNNIITGAVVPSSNAIGLHFYPIWEAASLDEWLYNGGPYQLVIFHFLIGVFCYMGREWELSYRLGMRPWICVAYSAPVAAATAVFLIYPIGQGSFSDGMPLGISGTFNFMIVFQAEHNILMHPFHMLGVAGVFGGSLFSAMHGSLVTSSLVRETTETESQNYGYKFGQEEETYNIVAAHGYFGRLIFQYASFNNSRSLHFLLGAWPVVGIWFTALGISTMAFNLNGFNFNQSIIDSQGRVINTWADVINRANLGMEVMHERNAHNFPLDLAAGVTTPVAMVAPSING, encoded by the coding sequence ATGACAACAACCTTACAGCAACGCGAAAGCGCCAACGTCTGGGAACGCTTTTGTGAGTGGGTAACATCAACCGACAACCGCATTTATGTAGGTTGGTTCGGCGTCTTGATGATTCCCACCCTCCTGAGCGCAACCATCTGCTACATCATCGCCTTCATCGCTGCCCCTCCAGTGGACATCGACGGCATCCGTGAACCAGTAGCAGGTTCCTTGATGTACGGTAACAACATCATCACAGGTGCAGTTGTTCCTTCATCCAACGCCATCGGCTTACACTTCTACCCAATCTGGGAAGCAGCTTCCCTCGATGAGTGGTTGTACAACGGCGGCCCTTACCAATTGGTAATTTTCCACTTCCTGATCGGTGTATTTTGCTACATGGGTCGTGAATGGGAATTGTCCTACCGCTTAGGTATGCGTCCTTGGATCTGCGTCGCTTACTCTGCACCAGTTGCAGCAGCCACCGCAGTATTCTTGATCTACCCAATTGGACAAGGTTCTTTCTCTGACGGTATGCCTTTGGGTATCTCCGGCACATTCAACTTCATGATCGTGTTCCAAGCAGAGCACAACATCCTGATGCACCCGTTCCACATGTTGGGAGTTGCTGGTGTCTTCGGTGGTTCTTTGTTCTCCGCAATGCACGGTTCTTTAGTTACCTCTTCTTTGGTTCGTGAAACAACCGAAACCGAATCGCAAAACTACGGTTACAAATTCGGTCAAGAAGAAGAAACCTACAACATCGTTGCAGCCCACGGCTACTTCGGTCGTTTGATTTTCCAATACGCTTCATTCAACAACAGCCGTTCTTTGCACTTCTTGTTAGGTGCATGGCCAGTTGTCGGTATCTGGTTTACCGCTTTGGGTATATCGACAATGGCTTTCAACTTGAACGGTTTCAACTTCAACCAATCGATTATCGACTCTCAAGGTCGTGTTATCAATACTTGGGCTGATGTCATCAACCGCGCTAACTTGGGTATGGAAGTAATGCACGAGCGCAATGCTCACAACTTCCCGCTTGACTTGGCTGCAGGTGTTACCACTCCCGTAGCAATGGTTGCTCCTTCTATCAATGGCTAA
- a CDS encoding DUF4276 family protein encodes MVRLYLFAEGQTEQTFADISIKPHLAQYEVFMHNPILIAHARKKGKVHRGGGRKYVPMKEDIMRFLKQEKAPDVFFTTMIDLYAIHPDFPGLAQSESISQDPLQRVEFLEERFAEDIGDRRFIPYIQLHEYEAYLFSDPTCFEYLDAGRTKEIEALQAIASQYQTPELINDGQQTAPSKRIIAQFPDYGKAKSVFGPHLAEQIGLQVIRSKCSHFDKWLSRLESLNGEGII; translated from the coding sequence ATGGTGCGCCTTTACCTATTTGCCGAAGGACAAACCGAGCAAACATTCGCTGACATTTCGATCAAACCCCATTTAGCCCAATATGAAGTGTTTATGCACAATCCCATACTCATTGCTCATGCAAGAAAGAAGGGTAAGGTGCATCGAGGTGGCGGTCGTAAGTATGTGCCGATGAAGGAGGACATCATGCGATTTCTTAAGCAAGAGAAAGCGCCCGATGTATTCTTCACAACTATGATTGATTTATATGCTATTCATCCTGATTTTCCGGGATTAGCTCAGTCTGAGAGTATAAGCCAAGATCCACTACAGCGAGTTGAATTTTTAGAGGAACGCTTTGCAGAGGATATTGGCGATCGTCGATTCATTCCTTACATTCAGTTACATGAATATGAGGCATATCTCTTTTCCGATCCAACGTGTTTTGAGTACCTTGATGCTGGACGGACAAAAGAGATTGAAGCTCTTCAAGCTATTGCTAGTCAATATCAAACACCTGAGTTAATCAACGATGGGCAGCAAACAGCACCTAGCAAGCGTATCATCGCGCAGTTTCCCGATTACGGAAAAGCAAAATCTGTTTTTGGACCACATTTAGCTGAACAAATTGGATTGCAAGTAATTCGGAGTAAATGCTCTCACTTCGACAAATGGCTGTCAAGGCTTGAATCTTTAAATGGGGAAGGGATTATATAA
- a CDS encoding alpha/beta hydrolase: MNCLFSSLSTAALRARRSITQKYLGLFAFTAVCTAAPAMGAERIYVTYGPLEESVPIASLALFAKEGKIDSNLDGFAQYIKESQLAEIRSALQAKAEISQVTIAQFLYTPQGEVLLKRLGRVIQTKARQPGFYAIRAALILAASDPEGLTILNVLRKFPTYGIRIDIARALGIADELTSLINRSNQTIAGVAQLSEAQAASEPAIPAAAMLQPQLPGPYTWKKSSVILTSPNRLRTFDMDIYLPQGSPQPAPVVVISHGLGSDRISFQYLAKHLASYGFAVAVPEHSGSNAQQIQNLVTGRASEVAEPAEFVNRPLDIKDLLDYLTKLSTTNPAYQGQLDLQRVGVIGQSFGGYTALALAGAGINFAQLDKDCQVENETWNLSLLLQCRARGLERNQYNFADPRIKAAIAINPIVSSILGETNLSKIQIPVMVIAGSADTVAPALLEQIQPFTWLTSPNKYLVLMNNGTHFSTIEESPQSLFLPPAEAIGPEPALARRYLSGLSLAFMESYLNNKSNFRPYLEPSYALSISRDTLGLRILRSLTPQQLQQFRFSPPPRIPASPPVLAPVSLPSPPPIAPVR, from the coding sequence ATGAACTGTCTGTTTTCGAGCCTCTCCACTGCTGCCCTTCGCGCTCGGCGGTCGATCACCCAAAAATACCTAGGATTGTTTGCATTCACGGCTGTTTGCACCGCCGCACCGGCAATGGGTGCCGAGCGAATTTACGTAACTTACGGGCCGCTAGAAGAATCAGTTCCCATCGCATCCCTGGCACTCTTCGCCAAAGAAGGCAAAATAGACTCGAACTTGGACGGCTTCGCTCAATATATCAAAGAATCTCAGCTAGCGGAGATTCGCAGCGCCCTGCAAGCGAAAGCTGAAATCAGCCAGGTGACGATCGCCCAATTTCTCTACACGCCTCAAGGAGAAGTGCTGCTGAAACGCTTGGGTCGAGTAATTCAAACCAAAGCTCGGCAGCCCGGATTTTATGCCATCCGAGCCGCCTTGATTTTAGCAGCCTCAGATCCAGAAGGCCTGACAATACTCAACGTGCTGCGGAAATTCCCCACTTATGGCATCAGAATTGACATCGCTCGCGCCTTGGGTATCGCCGACGAGCTGACATCGCTGATCAACCGTTCCAATCAGACGATCGCCGGAGTCGCCCAGTTGTCGGAAGCACAAGCAGCCTCTGAACCCGCCATACCGGCTGCGGCAATGCTGCAGCCCCAGCTACCGGGCCCCTATACTTGGAAAAAATCATCGGTAATTCTGACGAGTCCAAATCGCCTTCGCACGTTTGATATGGACATTTACTTGCCACAGGGCAGCCCCCAACCGGCCCCAGTAGTAGTAATTTCCCACGGTTTAGGTTCCGATCGCATTTCCTTTCAATATTTAGCAAAACACCTAGCCTCCTACGGCTTTGCCGTCGCCGTCCCCGAACATTCCGGCAGCAACGCCCAACAAATCCAAAACTTAGTAACAGGCAGAGCCAGCGAAGTAGCAGAACCAGCAGAATTTGTTAACCGCCCCCTCGACATCAAAGACCTGCTCGATTATTTAACCAAACTTTCTACAACCAATCCGGCCTACCAAGGGCAGCTCGACTTGCAGCGAGTCGGCGTCATCGGCCAGTCTTTCGGTGGCTATACGGCTTTAGCATTAGCCGGGGCGGGGATTAATTTTGCACAGCTAGACAAAGACTGCCAGGTCGAAAACGAAACTTGGAACCTCTCCCTGCTTTTGCAGTGCCGCGCCCGCGGCCTAGAGCGCAACCAGTACAATTTCGCCGACCCGCGCATCAAAGCTGCGATCGCCATCAACCCCATCGTCAGCAGCATTCTCGGAGAAACAAACCTCAGCAAAATCCAAATCCCAGTCATGGTAATAGCAGGCAGCGCCGATACCGTCGCCCCCGCTTTGCTCGAACAAATTCAACCGTTCACCTGGCTGACATCGCCCAACAAATATCTCGTACTAATGAACAACGGGACTCACTTCTCAACGATCGAGGAATCCCCTCAAAGCCTATTTCTCCCGCCAGCAGAGGCGATCGGACCCGAACCTGCTTTAGCCCGCCGCTACCTCAGCGGACTCAGCCTAGCTTTCATGGAAAGCTATTTGAACAACAAATCAAATTTCCGCCCGTATTTGGAGCCATCCTACGCTTTAAGCATCTCCCGAGACACTCTCGGACTGAGAATTTTGCGATCGCTCACCCCGCAACAACTCCAGCAGTTCAGGTTTTCTCCACCTCCTCGCATCCCGGCCTCTCCACCTGTCCTCGCTCCTGTTTCTCTACCTTCTCCACCTCCCATAGCTCCCGTTCGTTAG
- a CDS encoding metal-dependent phosphohydrolase — MFNATAILIDAFVQELQAGYRRTYGKYKPDYPEIIAWAGTMALENIANCDALYHNVEHTMLVALVGQEILRGKHIREGGVSPEDWLHYLISLLCHDIGYVKGVCRQDQEAVGLYATGIDGGMVSVPIGATSASLTPYHVDRGKLVIDERFGGHTLIDAEQIKRNIELTRFPVPASETHQDRNNYSGLARAADLIGQLSDPNYLRKISALFYEFEEVGTNKILGYKSPGDLRQNYAKFYWNGVFPYIPAALNYLELTQGGKQIIANLYANVFQVEHAEPLAFTKPNAQEFTKSRANSNLNGEKEGENLQPSMSGENKKFTEFPDLNL, encoded by the coding sequence ATGTTCAATGCAACTGCTATCCTGATTGACGCTTTTGTGCAAGAGTTGCAGGCCGGCTACCGTCGCACCTACGGCAAGTACAAGCCTGACTACCCTGAAATTATCGCCTGGGCAGGGACTATGGCTCTGGAAAATATCGCTAACTGCGATGCTCTTTACCACAATGTGGAACACACAATGCTTGTGGCTTTGGTGGGACAAGAGATTCTCCGCGGCAAGCATATTCGCGAAGGGGGAGTGTCGCCGGAAGATTGGCTGCACTACCTGATATCGCTGCTGTGCCACGATATCGGCTACGTCAAAGGTGTTTGCCGCCAAGACCAAGAAGCTGTGGGACTCTACGCTACGGGTATTGACGGGGGCATGGTTTCTGTGCCTATCGGGGCAACTTCTGCCAGTTTAACTCCTTATCATGTCGATCGAGGAAAACTCGTAATTGACGAACGCTTCGGCGGGCACACATTAATTGATGCCGAACAAATCAAGCGCAATATTGAATTGACGCGCTTCCCAGTTCCTGCTAGCGAAACTCATCAAGACAGAAATAATTATTCTGGACTCGCTAGGGCCGCTGATTTGATCGGTCAGTTGAGTGATCCAAATTACCTGCGAAAAATAAGTGCCCTGTTCTACGAATTTGAGGAAGTCGGCACTAATAAAATCTTGGGATACAAGTCTCCGGGAGATTTGCGGCAAAATTACGCCAAGTTTTATTGGAATGGAGTTTTTCCTTACATTCCAGCCGCTTTGAACTACTTGGAATTGACCCAGGGAGGCAAACAGATTATTGCCAACCTCTACGCCAACGTATTTCAGGTTGAACACGCTGAACCGCTCGCTTTTACCAAGCCAAACGCTCAAGAATTCACCAAATCCCGCGCCAATAGCAACTTGAACGGCGAAAAAGAAGGTGAGAATCTTCAACCTTCCATGTCCGGGGAAAACAAGAAATTTACCGAGTTTCCAGACTTGAATTTGTGA
- the ligA gene encoding NAD-dependent DNA ligase LigA — protein MAAEIQQQIQQLRQQLQEASYAYYVLDAPIMPDEVYDRLYRQLQELESDYPELITAESPTQRVGEQPATQFFSVKHNIPLYSLENAFNFEEFAKWQERWQRVAPPLTSGQEGNAPPLTPPCEGGGQEGITSSISNQENREITPPLSKGGLGGVCYVCELKIDGSALALTYENGVLVRGATRGDGIAGEEITQNVKTIRSIPLKLNLDNPPPVVEVRGEAFLSLAVFEEINREREKAGEQLFANPRNAAAGTLRQLDSKIVDKRRLDFFAYTLHLDEGNEEKTQWESLELLRRMGFKVNPNRKICYALDEVREYYEYWDTERRNLPYMTDGVVVKINSVLLQKQLGFTQRFPRWAIALKYPAAEVPTIVEAVTVQVGRTGALTPVAELKPVQLAGTTVSRASLHNSDRLSDLNLHIGDTVIVRKAGEIIPEVVRVLPELRPQKAQLFQMPSCCPECQQPVVREKGEAVTRCINTSCPAILRGSLIHFCSRDALDINGVGEKLVQQMVDSNLVHSAADLYDLTAEKLMSLERMGKKLAEKLVSAIAQSKNQPWSRVLYGLGIRHVGTVNAQLLTEKFANVEELAAVSAASIEGVYGIGSEIAQAVYQWFRVPANQSLIARLKTAGLQLQSEVKNSNLARTNLPLAGKTFVLTGTLPTLKRDEAKDLIQKAGGKVTSSVSAKTDYVVVGEEAGSKLEKAQSLGLELLSEAELLELLSKP, from the coding sequence ATGGCAGCAGAGATTCAGCAGCAAATTCAACAGTTGAGGCAGCAGCTACAGGAAGCTAGCTATGCTTATTATGTTCTCGATGCGCCGATCATGCCAGATGAGGTGTACGATCGACTTTATCGCCAGTTGCAAGAATTAGAATCAGATTATCCTGAATTAATTACTGCGGAAAGTCCGACTCAGCGGGTGGGAGAACAGCCGGCTACTCAATTTTTTAGCGTCAAACACAATATTCCTCTCTACAGTTTGGAAAATGCTTTTAATTTTGAAGAATTTGCTAAATGGCAGGAACGCTGGCAAAGGGTAGCGCCCCCCCTAACCTCCGGTCAAGAGGGAAATGCACCCCCCCTAACCCCCCCTTGTGAAGGGGGGGGACAAGAGGGAATAACATCTTCCATTAGCAATCAGGAAAACAGGGAAATTACTCCCCCCCTTAGCAAGGGGGGGTTGGGGGGGGTTTGCTATGTTTGCGAGTTAAAAATTGACGGTTCTGCTTTAGCGTTAACCTATGAAAATGGAGTTTTAGTCCGTGGTGCGACACGGGGAGACGGCATTGCCGGAGAGGAAATTACTCAAAATGTCAAGACTATTCGCTCGATTCCTTTAAAGCTCAATTTAGATAATCCGCCGCCGGTTGTGGAAGTGCGGGGAGAAGCTTTTTTGTCTTTAGCTGTGTTTGAGGAAATTAATCGGGAACGGGAAAAAGCCGGGGAACAATTGTTTGCTAATCCTCGCAATGCTGCGGCGGGTACGCTGCGGCAGTTGGATTCTAAAATTGTGGATAAGCGACGGTTGGATTTCTTTGCTTATACTCTGCATTTAGATGAGGGTAACGAGGAGAAAACGCAGTGGGAATCGTTGGAATTGTTGCGAAGAATGGGGTTTAAGGTAAATCCCAATCGCAAAATTTGCTATGCTTTGGATGAGGTTCGGGAGTATTACGAATATTGGGATACTGAACGGCGAAATTTGCCTTACATGACTGATGGGGTTGTTGTTAAGATTAATTCGGTTTTGCTGCAAAAACAATTGGGTTTTACTCAGAGGTTTCCGCGTTGGGCGATCGCATTGAAGTATCCCGCCGCCGAAGTCCCTACAATAGTAGAAGCTGTCACCGTGCAAGTAGGGAGAACCGGGGCTCTGACTCCTGTAGCGGAACTCAAACCGGTGCAGTTGGCGGGGACGACGGTTTCGCGGGCTTCTCTCCACAACAGCGATCGACTTTCCGACCTAAATCTCCACATTGGCGATACTGTAATTGTCAGAAAAGCTGGGGAAATTATACCAGAAGTTGTGCGAGTTTTGCCGGAACTTCGTCCCCAAAAGGCTCAACTTTTCCAAATGCCTAGTTGCTGTCCCGAATGCCAACAGCCTGTGGTTCGGGAAAAGGGGGAGGCCGTTACTCGCTGCATCAATACGTCTTGTCCTGCGATTTTGAGGGGTTCACTGATTCATTTTTGCAGCCGGGATGCTCTCGATATTAACGGTGTTGGGGAAAAGTTGGTGCAGCAGATGGTTGATAGCAATCTGGTGCATTCTGCGGCAGATTTGTACGATTTGACTGCGGAAAAATTGATGAGTTTGGAACGGATGGGTAAGAAGTTAGCAGAAAAGTTGGTAAGTGCGATCGCCCAATCGAAAAATCAACCTTGGTCGCGGGTACTTTACGGCTTGGGTATCCGCCACGTCGGCACAGTCAACGCTCAATTGCTGACAGAAAAATTTGCCAATGTGGAAGAGTTAGCAGCGGTATCGGCAGCATCGATTGAGGGGGTTTACGGCATCGGGTCGGAAATTGCTCAAGCTGTTTATCAGTGGTTTCGAGTGCCGGCAAATCAAAGTTTAATTGCACGGTTGAAAACTGCCGGCTTGCAATTGCAGTCAGAAGTGAAAAATTCCAATTTAGCCCGCACAAATTTACCACTTGCAGGCAAAACTTTTGTGCTGACGGGAACTTTGCCCACTTTGAAACGAGATGAAGCTAAAGACTTGATTCAAAAAGCAGGCGGTAAAGTCACAAGTTCTGTGAGTGCTAAAACAGATTATGTGGTTGTGGGAGAAGAGGCGGGTTCTAAATTGGAAAAGGCTCAATCTTTGGGGCTAGAACTACTTTCGGAAGCTGAGTTATTAGAACTGCTATCGAAACCCTAA